CTGGTATTACGACGCTTAGCTTCATAGATGTGAGTTGTTGAAAACAGTACAAATTAAAGATTATTAATTTGAACTGCCAATTTTTTCCAGGTCCGAAAGTTGCCCCTCGTATTTAATAAGTGTCTTTTCGATCGTTCCCTGATAGCGATAGTCCAACCATTGATCCACATTTTCAAACATTTCCTTCCGGTTCAATAAAAAATTCCGGTTAGTCTGAGAATGTACATTGCTGAGCCCGGCACTGTGTTTTCTATACACGCCCATGGTCTCAGGAAGGTACCCAATCTTTCCCTGTGCTGCCAGTTGTATCATTACCGCCCAGTCGCCTGCGGCCGCTTTCGCGTGCCAGTCGGCAAAGTCATTGGTCAAAAAATGGTTCCGGTAAACCCAACTGGCAGTAGCCATAAACCATTTATCTTCCAGAACGTCTTCAATGGTGGAAATTAGCTTCTGATCTTGTGGGTTAAAAAAGTGCTCGGGAGAGCCATCTTCGTAAGTAACCAGCATATTATGATGGCAAATTGCGAAATCAGGATTTTTGTCCAAAAAATCAACCTGCTTTTGAAGCTTCAATGGATCGGTCCAATAGTCGTCTCCTTCACACATGGCGACATACTCGCCTTCACATGCTTTCAGTAATTGGAGTACATTGTTTCTGCCTGCAAACTCCCGCGGTTCTTTGGGGCCCTGATTTTCAGCATGCAAAAATGCCCGGATCCTTCCTGGATTCCGGGCAATGTATTGGCGAATGATATCGGGAGTGCTGTCGGTTGACGCATCATCACCGATCACAATTTCGAAAGGAAAATCAGTCTGCTGCATCAATGCGCCATCGAGCATTTGTGCAATGTATTTTTCGTGATTGAATGCTGGTACGCAGACGGAAAGTTTCATCAGCCGGATACAGGGGCGGTTTTAAGTAGTTATAAATTCTTTTACCGAGTCTGCACTTATTTGTTGAAATGACAATCCCTGAACATTTGTAAATGTTTTCGCATGTTCTATTGTCATGGAAACTGGATTTCCGTTGGCATCTAGATCAACTAACAGATTTTCATTTAAGTCCTCGGTAGACGCAACAGTATTTTGATTAAATACCAATAGAAGATTGTCCGTATCCTGAAAGTACCTTATATCCATGATTAGTTTTCGGATTTAAATGAACGGTCGAAAAAAGCGTTGTGCAGGGTAACCCCATCGTCCAGCAGACAATACGCAAATATTTTTGGTTCTCCTCGATTTTGGCCCACCTTCGTATTCTCCCATCTGCCTGGATTTCTTGTTTTTCAGGAAAATTATAAACCTGCTCTATCCATTCCAGTTTGATGTCGTGGCGATCGGGACGTTCACGAGTAAACAGGAAATATTGTGTAAATTTCATAAGACCTATTTGAAACAGATCTTAACTAAAAACCTCCTTCAATTGCTCCACAGTAGGGAAGTCGGGCGTTACCAGTTCAGTTTCGGGTTTGTAAATGTAAGCCATCGGGTAGCCGCGATCGATGAATGTTGGCTCGTCAAGATTATTATAACGAAGCTGCACCGACCAGCGAATGTTACGGGTAATGTTGTTGCCGGACTGGTGGATCAGGAATGCTGAGAAAACCAGAATGTCACCCACTTGAAATTCAGTCTGAACAAAATCTTCTTCTTTTAAAGAGGAGGTGATACCACCCTGGTAACCAGAAGTAGACGATTCCTGCAAACCAATCTTGTGGCTGCCCGGAATAACCTGCAAAGCACCAATGTCGGCACCAGCATCCACCATTGGAAACCATATCACGGTACTGTCCAAAGAGCCCTGACCGGTTCGCCAGTCCTGATGTGCGTCCAGCTTCCAGTGCTTACTGCCGTCTTTGGATAAAAACCGGCTATTGAACTGCATAGCAGCACGTGCACCAATGATAGGATTGGTAAGACCAACCTCTTTCAAAAGGTTCTCGATTACAGGATCAACACCCAGCCTGTGCAGTGAAAATGTATGCTGAACGGTTTTTCCTGTATTGACAAATGCATTGAAGTCTTTCTCGAAAAATTCGAACATCGCGTTTTCGAATGCATCACGGTCATCAATGTCAACCGACTTGCCGGTAACACGTTTGATCTGGGACGCGAAAATTTTTCGGGCGTCCTTATATATATTGCTGATCACATCCTTATCGAGGCGATTTCTCAAAAGGACATATCCGTCTCTGTTAAATTGTTCCTGAAGTGTACTCATTGTTTGATCACTTTTGTGACGTTTATTTTTTCAAATTTATCACTCTTTTAAAGTCAACAGAATGATTTAGATCAGACTTTTTCAGGACGTTAATCTTCCCAGACCGCGTAAGCAAATCCTGCGGCACCGAAACCATTTCCGTTGTAAAGCAGATACTTTTTACCATTATGTGTGTAAACATTGGCATAATCGATCATCTGATAATCGAAGTCTTCCGGATTTTCAGATTTCGCGATTCCTACCAAATGGTCTTTGCGTTCCCAGGTCGTACCATCCAATGACTCGGCATAACCCAGGCGATAGCTTTGGTTACGGTCCGTACGATAGTCGCGGGAATGGCGGTAAGAATAGTACATTTTGTAAATACCATCTTCCTTCAAAACGCTCGGCCGGCCTACGGCGTGCAGAAAATCATCAAAATCAAGGGTAGGAATGTCGCTGATCTCCCAATGGATACCGTCTTTGGAAGTGGCAGACTGAGCACGATAGTAAGGCTCGGGGTAGCCATGAATGTACTCGCATTTGTGGCCGGAAATGTACCACATCCGCCAGGTACCGTCGTCGTCGATCAGTACCGAGGGCTGCGCGGCCCACAATGGGTTCTCAATGCTCCGGTCCATAATAGGGCCGCGGAACATTTTTTCAAACGTTAATCCGCCATCATGGCTCACAGATAACCCCATTGAAAGCCTGTAAGAGTTCCAGGTACGGTTCCAGCCGGTATAATAAAGCCAGATATCACCATTGGGACGATCTACAAACCAGGCAGGCATGGCGCCGGTTTCGTCATATTCACCCGGGCCGCCCAGTTCCAGGACAGGTTTGTCGTGTATGTAAAGGATCTTCTTCGGATCGTCGTAGTCTACGTCAATAAATGTAGGACGTGACTGGGTATTGGCATCTCGCGACGAAAAATAAATGCGAAGAAAATCTTTGTGTTTATATGCAAATGGAACCTGTGCGTGGGTGAGGCTATGCGCCAAACTTCCGTCAGGTTTATAAATAACTCCTTTTTTAACCCACATGGATTACTGCTATTTAATGATTGAACAAAAGCTTAAAACTTAGTCGACAGCTTTTTCCGCCCGTAAGCGCCAGGTATCAACGAAATCTTTTCCCGGAATAGGCAGGTCAATGTCGACCTCCGGTGCTTTGGCAGTAACTCTGTATTCCATTACGTAAAAGGCATTTCCAAATACATAATGCAGCTTGAAATTTTCAATGTTGGCAGGAACATCTTCCAAAGGTACTTCTGCACGGAAAAGCGGGTTAGCCTTCAATAATGTTGCATAAGTAGGCGTGTTTCTCAGCCATGGGGCAACACTTTCGTCTCCTACCACCACTTTTCCGCCCGGTTTCACCACGCGCGTTAGTTCGTCAAAGGCTCTTTTGCGTTCTGAAAAGGTATTGATTCCCCCAAAATGAAAAACGGCGTCAAATGTATCGTCGGGGAAAGGAAGGTAAGAACCGTTGCCCAGGAAGTAATGTACGTTAATGTCTTCAGTAGAAAGCTTTTCCTGGGCCAGTTTAAGCATATTAGGTGAAAGATCGGAAAGTACCGCAGTACCACCTGGTCTTACTTTATCCAATATCAGAGCAGAATCCTTGCCTGTTCCGGCACCAACTTCCAGTGCTTTCATACCAGGCTTCAGCTCCATCAGATCAATAAAGAATTTTCTTGTTGCAGCTTCGTCCGAATGGTTTAAAGTTTCAAAAACCCATGAAACGCCTTTATCATAGCGAAGAAAAGCCTGGTCGTAAAGATATTGCTCACGAGCATCTTCGGGGAGTAATTCTTTGGGATAAAGCATATTAACAATCCCCGTATCACCCACTTCGTATACTGTACCATCTTCACTGGTGAGACTTTTGCCGTCTTCGGCTATTGTTAATGCGGTTCCTGTAAGCGGACAAACCAACGATTCTAAAAACTCCTTTTGATTCATTTGTGCTTTGCTGATTGATTCATACTGGTCAAAATTACTTTTTTTCTTTGGAACAACATTCAATGTTTAATGGC
The genomic region above belongs to Dyadobacter pollutisoli and contains:
- a CDS encoding glycosyltransferase family 2 protein codes for the protein MKLSVCVPAFNHEKYIAQMLDGALMQQTDFPFEIVIGDDASTDSTPDIIRQYIARNPGRIRAFLHAENQGPKEPREFAGRNNVLQLLKACEGEYVAMCEGDDYWTDPLKLQKQVDFLDKNPDFAICHHNMLVTYEDGSPEHFFNPQDQKLISTIEDVLEDKWFMATASWVYRNHFLTNDFADWHAKAAAGDWAVMIQLAAQGKIGYLPETMGVYRKHSAGLSNVHSQTNRNFLLNRKEMFENVDQWLDYRYQGTIEKTLIKYEGQLSDLEKIGSSN
- a CDS encoding DUF2283 domain-containing protein, encoding MDIRYFQDTDNLLLVFNQNTVASTEDLNENLLVDLDANGNPVSMTIEHAKTFTNVQGLSFQQISADSVKEFITT
- a CDS encoding phytanoyl-CoA dioxygenase family protein, giving the protein MSTLQEQFNRDGYVLLRNRLDKDVISNIYKDARKIFASQIKRVTGKSVDIDDRDAFENAMFEFFEKDFNAFVNTGKTVQHTFSLHRLGVDPVIENLLKEVGLTNPIIGARAAMQFNSRFLSKDGSKHWKLDAHQDWRTGQGSLDSTVIWFPMVDAGADIGALQVIPGSHKIGLQESSTSGYQGGITSSLKEEDFVQTEFQVGDILVFSAFLIHQSGNNITRNIRWSVQLRYNNLDEPTFIDRGYPMAYIYKPETELVTPDFPTVEQLKEVFS
- a CDS encoding class I SAM-dependent methyltransferase, with product MNQKEFLESLVCPLTGTALTIAEDGKSLTSEDGTVYEVGDTGIVNMLYPKELLPEDAREQYLYDQAFLRYDKGVSWVFETLNHSDEAATRKFFIDLMELKPGMKALEVGAGTGKDSALILDKVRPGGTAVLSDLSPNMLKLAQEKLSTEDINVHYFLGNGSYLPFPDDTFDAVFHFGGINTFSERKRAFDELTRVVKPGGKVVVGDESVAPWLRNTPTYATLLKANPLFRAEVPLEDVPANIENFKLHYVFGNAFYVMEYRVTAKAPEVDIDLPIPGKDFVDTWRLRAEKAVD